One Streptomyces sp. NBC_01217 genomic region harbors:
- a CDS encoding toxin-antitoxin system HicB family antitoxin, giving the protein MDLTPYVDTLRRELAVAAEAGGDEARELAERLTAPLESATRLTMLNVLSAAMDEITRELAPGSVDVRLRGLDPDFVVTLPPIGGGVPAESAAPVEPLKTPAHADGDEGGTARVNLRLPAHLKARAEEAATREGLSVNAWLVRTVSAAVDGGTRPRTTEKTQTIGQSFTGWVR; this is encoded by the coding sequence ATGGACCTCACTCCGTATGTCGACACCCTCCGCCGCGAACTCGCGGTGGCCGCCGAGGCCGGCGGTGACGAAGCCCGCGAGCTGGCCGAGAGGCTCACCGCTCCCCTGGAGTCGGCGACCCGGCTGACCATGCTCAATGTGCTTTCCGCCGCGATGGACGAGATCACCCGCGAACTCGCCCCCGGCTCGGTCGACGTACGGCTGCGCGGGCTCGATCCCGATTTCGTGGTGACACTGCCGCCCATCGGCGGCGGTGTCCCCGCGGAGTCGGCCGCACCCGTCGAACCCCTCAAGACCCCGGCCCATGCCGACGGCGACGAGGGCGGCACCGCCCGCGTCAACCTGCGTCTGCCGGCCCACCTCAAGGCCCGCGCCGAGGAGGCCGCGACCCGCGAGGGCCTGTCGGTCAACGCGTGGCTGGTGCGCACCGTGTCGGCCGCGGTCGACGGCGGCACCCGGCCGCGTACGACGGAGAAGACCCAGACCATCGGACAGAGCTTCACGGGTTGGGTGCGCTAG
- a CDS encoding DUF4097 family beta strand repeat-containing protein, with the protein MPSFDTPEPISVTAHVEAGSIQFTAGDRLDTVVEVRPRDPKKDQDVRTADQTEVTYASGALTVRTPKSSLFGRTGTADVTVELPTGSRIDMTGAWAQVLGEGRLGEVRVKTSSGDVRLDTTGPLKLTASHGSITVDRVEGMAEITTSSGSLRVGLVDGPAVLKNSHGTTTVGAATGELRVSGANGDIEIRRAEDSVTATTAHGTLRVGEVARGTVQLETSYGAIEVGVREGTAAWLDVSSGSGQVRNTLTASETPEKTEDTVKVRARTRYGNIDVRRAKA; encoded by the coding sequence ATGCCTTCTTTCGACACTCCCGAACCGATCTCGGTCACCGCGCACGTGGAGGCCGGTTCCATCCAGTTCACCGCGGGCGACCGCCTCGACACCGTCGTCGAGGTGCGGCCCCGCGACCCGAAGAAGGACCAGGATGTGCGGACGGCCGACCAGACCGAGGTCACGTACGCGAGTGGCGCACTGACAGTCAGGACGCCCAAGTCCAGTCTGTTCGGCCGCACCGGCACCGCCGACGTGACGGTCGAACTGCCCACGGGCTCGCGCATCGACATGACCGGCGCCTGGGCCCAGGTGCTGGGCGAGGGTCGGCTCGGCGAGGTCCGCGTGAAGACCTCGTCCGGTGACGTCCGCCTCGACACGACCGGCCCGCTGAAGCTGACCGCGTCGCACGGCTCGATCACCGTGGACCGGGTCGAGGGCATGGCCGAGATCACCACCAGCTCCGGCAGTCTGCGCGTCGGCCTCGTCGATGGTCCCGCCGTCCTGAAGAACTCGCACGGCACCACGACCGTCGGCGCCGCGACCGGCGAGCTGCGGGTGAGCGGCGCCAACGGTGACATCGAGATCCGGCGCGCCGAGGACTCGGTCACCGCCACCACCGCCCACGGCACCCTGCGCGTGGGCGAAGTGGCCCGCGGCACTGTCCAGTTGGAGACCTCCTACGGCGCCATCGAGGTCGGCGTCCGCGAGGGCACGGCCGCATGGCTCGACGTCAGCTCGGGCTCCGGCCAGGTTCGCAACACGCTCACCGCGTCCGAGACCCCGGAGAAGACCGAGGACACCGTCAAGGTCCGTGCCCGCACCAGGTACGGCAACATCGATGTCCGCCGTGCCAAGGCCTGA
- a CDS encoding DUF6197 family protein: MPTPTALTPDQLDAQVARLHDTEAWQQIVSGWDLTTVEPALPSSPGVEEQLPDSRPADWRDLLSVSVDQLIADSVRALPPPPPRERPLPGRLGAILPDRLHSWRRIGQPEVRPSTHLAHARQILADWGWQNTAYRLRNARGARCICGALLTAHRLGYGSLDTVDRAGAWLIAELRSQGWTGLIGPWNRHPDRTAADALALIDATISRAARAGQ, encoded by the coding sequence ATGCCGACCCCCACCGCCCTCACCCCTGATCAGCTCGATGCCCAGGTCGCTCGCCTCCATGACACCGAGGCGTGGCAGCAGATCGTCTCCGGCTGGGACCTCACCACCGTCGAGCCCGCGCTACCCTCCTCTCCCGGCGTCGAGGAACAGCTGCCGGACAGCCGCCCGGCCGATTGGCGCGACCTGCTGTCCGTATCGGTCGACCAGCTCATCGCCGACTCCGTCCGCGCCCTGCCGCCGCCCCCTCCGCGCGAGCGGCCCCTCCCCGGGCGCCTTGGGGCGATCCTCCCCGACAGGCTCCACTCCTGGCGGCGTATCGGACAGCCCGAGGTCCGGCCCTCGACCCATCTCGCCCACGCACGGCAGATCCTGGCCGATTGGGGCTGGCAGAACACGGCGTACCGGCTGCGCAACGCCCGCGGCGCGCGGTGCATCTGCGGCGCCCTCCTCACCGCACACCGCCTGGGCTACGGCTCCCTGGACACCGTGGACCGGGCAGGCGCCTGGCTCATCGCCGAGCTCCGTTCCCAGGGCTGGACCGGGCTGATCGGCCCCTGGAACCGGCACCCCGACCGCACCGCCGCCGATGCGCTCGCCCTGATCGACGCCACCATCAGCCGCGCCGCCCGCGCCGGGCAGTAA
- a CDS encoding ATP-binding cassette domain-containing protein, whose product MPTSRMGDGHSPPTAVSAVGLRKSYGDKTVLDGIDLRIPAGSVFALLGPNGAGKTTVVKILSTLIGADGGQVQVAGHDVATSPDGVRAAIGVTGQFSAVDGLITGEENMLLMADLHHLSRSEGRRTAAELLERFDLVDAAKKPAQSYSGGMKRRLDLAMTLVGNPRIIFLDEPTTGLDPRSRHNMWGIIRELVSDGVTVFLTTQYLDEADELADRIAVLNDGRIAAEGSAEELKRLIPGGHVRLRFTDPAAYQSAAVALREVTRDDEALSLSVPSDGSQRELRSLLDWLDSAGVEADELTVHTPDLDDVFFALTGSTVPSQPNQPNQLSQPSQPKEDAR is encoded by the coding sequence ATGCCCACATCCAGAATGGGTGACGGTCACTCGCCGCCGACCGCCGTCTCCGCCGTCGGTCTGCGCAAGTCGTACGGCGACAAGACCGTGCTCGACGGCATCGATCTGCGCATCCCGGCCGGGTCCGTGTTCGCGCTGCTCGGGCCGAACGGCGCCGGCAAGACCACCGTCGTGAAGATCCTGTCCACGCTCATCGGCGCCGACGGAGGGCAGGTCCAGGTCGCGGGCCACGACGTCGCCACGTCACCGGACGGGGTGCGCGCCGCGATCGGCGTCACCGGCCAGTTCTCCGCGGTCGACGGGCTGATCACCGGCGAGGAGAACATGCTCCTCATGGCGGACCTGCACCACCTCTCCCGCAGCGAAGGGCGGCGCACCGCCGCCGAACTCCTGGAGCGCTTCGACCTCGTCGATGCCGCCAAGAAGCCCGCGCAGAGCTACTCCGGCGGCATGAAGCGCCGCCTCGACCTCGCCATGACGCTGGTCGGCAACCCGCGGATCATCTTCCTCGACGAGCCGACCACCGGCCTCGACCCGCGCAGCCGCCACAACATGTGGGGCATCATCCGCGAGCTCGTCTCCGACGGCGTCACCGTCTTCCTCACCACCCAGTACCTGGATGAGGCCGACGAACTCGCCGACCGTATCGCGGTCCTCAACGACGGCAGGATCGCCGCCGAGGGGAGCGCCGAGGAGCTGAAGCGGCTCATCCCGGGCGGGCACGTGCGGCTGCGGTTCACCGACCCGGCCGCGTACCAGTCCGCCGCCGTCGCCCTGCGCGAGGTCACCCGGGACGACGAGGCACTGTCGCTGTCCGTCCCCAGCGACGGAAGCCAGCGCGAACTGCGCTCCCTCCTCGACTGGCTCGACTCCGCCGGCGTCGAGGCAGACGAACTGACCGTCCACACCCCCGACCTCGACGACGTGTTCTTCGCCCTGACCGGCTCCACCGTGCCGAGCCAGCCCAACCAGCCCAACCAGCTGAGCCAGCCCAGCCAGCCCAAGGAGGATGCCCGATGA